The Podospora pseudopauciseta strain CBS 411.78 chromosome 2 map unlocalized CBS411.78m_2, whole genome shotgun sequence genome has a window encoding:
- a CDS encoding uncharacterized protein (EggNog:ENOG503P7UP; COG:S), producing the protein MSALPENWEWDYDGESQRWFYRYKPTGITQFHFPQPGDEFPQSIDDSAPIDLEPEERLVSQLQVKRRSTVGERISTAKAKSTLAKATIAEDEDGSSAPWFQPDIFMYMGPGAYDDISPLQEDEDDLPPKKDSETGQTNPPKPTSAPVPARSPAPPPTSEVSPQQSNISPVVSAETTPLVVQSLPVIESPPVIESPPVTQSRSLIESHNVIESPPVIAQPAHESRPPVQSPPARTTQEVDSVQISEVHGESAPVVDAIPLLDSRQVAYTPVGFVAELPSELTGQCHEDINPTPVELPGNDIMMDTGPPLIYANAFPLAPSELHSEAIPPSRMHRLGSTEQKTLSSGSPSLNNQQASSDPHRPPLRQNSMPQPAPAATQQNSARDPYQGQYRPWNPTINTVAEEAPRQAPVGENKRHSLAGPPPSNWRRPEIPAALSAPMVSPKQPVDDESTPPAPGYGLRQENTSSPPQPGNASGLTHVPSVLQPARGRPVLTKSRPQSKSPPSQGPPSHSTDTNQRYTAYKPTSWDLQRDIEETVEMLSKTGYGQAAADPGGPDRPAFPRTSTAPGDSMIGSYYAMRPQIPPSAPSAPSALQNVKSQPALSYHYNISEASTTRSPDFVAPLPPSSPDVPQPLKLTRKSPPPPDIQNRLPTVSSTLRPPAPPTEVYIVSRETTPVPSDHQMASVPAMSTPEIQATRVPDPVSPPQTPPLPSKHAATTPSKPSFPSFSARTYTWGKGQQAAEPGDLLGVTAQPLAKVHSGPVPGQISSPDTTNVYTLDNTPVMPAPQGPIRDVGTPLQHILPRESSMNQDHGQFSSAANKRQSLPPTTRPTPWQAQYFQSGAGESSNLQPGPNDGGYMNPQSTTRQAPNHSGARDSSSQIPNQHGPPRPPKMPHTPKSHSSNLRTPPPSLPPKAPTSGTPPVSKATPYVLPAGHHPLSSHPVDLSQIPPSVSPAPPKSNCQVPPAGASPPSSTSNNRYSMFISPDTDLSSQPPPTTNKRWSIVGSPPQITNLHTPPNTDDRVPPGLVPKRTASLRRTTPTPNRSSPAPPSQPQKYTAFTPPTSPPSTNMNPPGARAQAAPPPQPQQFIQPQRMFSPPPQQEPQKSSFFNIGKLFRSDSLRKGGGGSSSPGMKLQKNAKHAGGGGGGGQMQQGGRTLQMTAQVPHHQQPVQHLHQNSQPSLYQPGNYPPFPSQGFNGGGNSGGPFFGSGGGGFSGGGGRPFSMVMAPSGTGVGTVIRSPGQMPRNSRDGAGWGYQYR; encoded by the exons ATGTCTGCGCTTCCCGAGAATTGGGAGTGGGATTACGATGGAGAGAGTCAAAGATGGTTCTACCGCTACAAACCCACGGGGATTACCCAGTTTCATTTTCCCCAGCCTGGCGACGAGTTTCCCCAAAGCATAGACGATAGCGCCCCCATCGACCTGGAGCCCGAGGAAAGACTTGTGAGCCAGTTACAAGTCAAAAGGAGGAGTACCGTCGGCGAGAGGATCTCTACTGCGAAAGCAAAAAGCACCCTGGCAAAGGCTACGATTGCCGAGGACGAAGATGGATCCAGCGCTCCTTGGTTCCAGCCTGATATCTTCATGTACATGGGACCGGGAGCTTACGATGACATAAGTCCACTgcaggaagatgaggatgatcTACCGCCAAAGAAAGACTCTGAAACTGGCCAGACAAATCCTCCAAAGCCGACTTCAGCGCCAGTTCCAGCTCGGTCGCCAGCTCCGCCACCGACCTCAGAGGTATCACCGCAGCAATCGAATATATCACCGGTTGTAAGCGCCGAAACTACTCCACTCGTTGTCCAAAGCCTCCCTGTCATCGAAAGCCCGCCTGTTATCGAGAGCCCGCCTGTAACTCAGAGTCGGTCTTTGATCGAAAGTCACAATGTAATTGAGAGCCCGCCAGTCATAGCCCAACCTGCGCATGAAAGTCGACCTCCTGTTCAAAGCCCACCTGCTCGTACAACCCAAGAGGTCGACAGTGTGCAAATTTCGGAAGTCCATGGAGAAAGTGCCCCTGTAGTTGACGCAATCCCGTTACTCGACAGTCGCCAGGTTGCATACACACCGGTTGGGTTCGTGGCCGAGCTTCCCAGCGAATTGACTGGGCAATGTCACGAGGATATAAACCCCACGCCGGTCGAATTGCCAGGCAACGACATCATGATGGATACTGGCCCGCCACTGATTTATGCCAACGCCTTTCCTCTGGCCCCTTCAGAGTTGCATTCGGAAGCGATACCCCCAAGTCGAATGCATCGATTGGGTAGCACAGAGCAAAAAACACTGTCGTCCGGATCTCCGAGCCTCAACAACCAGCAAGCATCTTCAGATCCTCACCggcctcctctccgccaGAACTCGATGCCTCAGCCGGCTCCGGCCGCTACACAGCAGAATTCAGCAAGAGATCCGTATCAGGGACAATACCGGCCGTGGAATCCAACCATCAACACCGTTGCCGAGGAAGCTCCCAGACAGGCTCCGGTCGGAGAAAATAAGAGACACTCGCTCGCAGGACCACCGCCATCCAATTGGAGACGGCCAGAGATTCCTGCCGCCTTGTCAGCGCCAATGGTTTCACCGAAGCAGCCAGTGGATGACGAAAGCACACCACCCGCCCCTGGATATGGATTGAGGCAAGAGAAtacttcctcgcctccacaACCGGGCAACGCTTCAGGGCTCACTCATGTTCCGTCGGTTCTTCAGCCTGCCCGAGGACGCCCTGTGCTCACGAAATCCCGCCCCCAAAGCAAGAGTCCGCCGAGTCAAGGCCCACCGAGCCACAGCACAGACACCAATCAGAGGTACACGGCCTACAAACCTACCTCGTGGGATTTGCAGCGAGACATTGAGGAAACCGTTGAGATGTTGTCTAAAACAGGCTACGGCCAAGCAGCTGCCGATCCGGGAGGTCCAGATCGGCCTGCGTTTCCGAGAACAAGCACTGCCCCAGGCGACTCCATGATCGGCTCATACTACGCTATGCGCCCGCAGATCCCTCCGTCAGCTCCTAGCGCGCCAAGCGCCCTGCAGAATGTTAAGTCCCAACCAGCTTTGTCTTATCATTACAACATCAGCGAGGCAAGTACGACAAGATCCCCGGATTTTGTTGctcccctcccgccctcAAGTCCCGATGTCCCGCAGCCCTTGAAGCTCACCCGtaaatctcctcctcctcctgatATCCAGAACCGTTTGCCAACCGTATCATCTACTCTTAGgcccccagcaccacctACCGAAGTTTACATAGTGTCCCGGGAGACCACACCAGTGCCATCAGACCACCAGATGGCATCCGTCCCTGCAATGAGCACGCCAGAAATACAGGCAACTAGGGTCCCGGATCCTGTCAGTCCACCGCAAACGCCGCCTTTGCCGTCGAAGCATGCAGCAACTACTCCCTCCAAGCCATCGTTTCCCAGTTTTTCTGCTCGAACTTATACGTGGGGCAAAGGACAACAAGCAGCCGAACCTGGGGATTTACTCGGTGTCACGGCACAGCCCTTGGCGAAGGTTCACTCGGGTCCCGTACCTGGTCAGATCTCATCGCCGGACACAACGAACGTTTACACTCTTGACAACACGCCGGTAATGCCAGCGCCACAGGGTCCTATCAGGGATGTTGGCACACCTCTACAGCATATTCTTCCGCGCGAATCATCGATGAATCAGGACCATGGACAGTTTTCAAGTGCGGCCAACAAACGTCAATCTTTGCCCCCGACGACTAGGCCAACGCCGTGGCAGGCTCAATACTTTCAGTCTGGTGCTGGAGAAAGCTCGAATCTTCAACCTGGCCCTAACGATGGAGGGTATATGAATCCTCagtcaacaacaagacaagCACCTAATCACAGCGGTGCTCGAGATTCATCTTCCCAAATTCCGAATCAGCACGGTCCGCCTCGACCACCAAAGATGCCTCACACACCAAAATCACACAGCTCGAATCTTCGTACCCCTCCGCCATCTTTACCGCCGAAAGCACCAACATCAGGGACGCCTCCCGTGTCTAAAGCGACTCCATATGTTCTCCCAGCTGGTCATCATCCGCTCAGCTCCCACCCAGTGGATCTTTCACAAATCCCGCCTTCAGTATCACCAGCGCCGCCAAAATCAAATTGCCAAGTTCCGCCAGCTGGTGCTTCCCCGCCCTCGTCGACAAGTAATAACCGATACAGCATGTTTATCAGCCCTGATACAGATCTTTCCTCTCAACCACCGCCTACTACAAACAAACGCTGGTCCATTGTCGGATCACCACCGCAAATCACAAACCTACACACACCCCCCAACACAGACGACCGTGTGCCCCCCGGCTTAGTACCCAAAAGAACAGCCTCTTTACGACGGACaacaccaactccaaacCGGTCttccccagcaccaccatctcaaccGCAAAAATACACCGCATTCACCCCACCCACAtctcccccatcaacaaACATGAACCCACCAGGAGCTCGAGCCCaggcagcaccaccgccccaacCACAGCAATTTATCCAACCGCAACGCATGTTCTCCCCCCCACCGCAGCAAGAACCACAAAAGAGCTCTTTCTTCAACATTGGGAAACTTTTTAGGAGTGATAGTCTGCGCaaaggaggtggggggtCGAGCAGTCCGGGGATGAAACTACAAAAGAATGCAAAAcacgccg gtggtggtggtggtggtggccaaaTGCAGCAGGGCGGGCGAACACTGCAGATGACGGCGCAGGTGCCACACCATCAGCAACCGGTTCAGCACTTGCATCAGAATTCTCAGCCGTCGTTGTACCAGCCGGGGAATTATCCACCTTTTCCTTCGCAGGGTTTCAACGGGGGGGGTAATAGCGGGGGGCCGTTTtttggtagtggtggtggtgggtttaGCGGGGGTGGAGGCCGGCCGTTTAGTATGGTTATGGCGCCGAGTGGTACCGGTGTGGGAACAGTGATTAGGTCGCCGGGACAGATGCCGAGGAATAGTCGTGATGGTGCTGGATGGGGTTATCAGTATCGTtaa
- a CDS encoding uncharacterized protein (EggNog:ENOG503NUXS; COG:M) yields MRSSEEGMPELGSEGRPTLRVQMPSYSEMSSNSEKPKGTLDPDHLAPETAPLSPAESREVANRLNDDLELLRIERIVSHQQQNDARSRNRSHHERPDQVEDAFNSATPAPITARTPEKKSTWLTRLWVSLKRFPRVLRYVVYAIPAGILILIPVFLDLFAYDGNSEPVGGEGGVQLLWFGIWLEVVWLSLWAGRILTSIMPATVAFIADTVGSSNHKKWRDIGRQMEFPTALFVWMLAVLVSYKPILNHRVINDPDNDGSIPYVTWVDVLYKIIIALFVLATLNVAEKILIQWIAASFHLRTYSHRIRENQMQIDCLITLYSYAKTRLEEQDPVWDPNSDRNNSSGSRTPMKAIHSNARQAWNKVGNAASRMAGDFTGRKVAKNNHKRVVLELLRETASSYTLARVFYRTFVRPDHNTITVDDLLPAFPTPEEAELCFNVFDKDLNGDISMEELEMVCNEIHLEKKAIAASLKDLDSVIKKLDEVFMFLVAVIVIIVFISIISNSAAAALTSTGTVILGLSWLLQATAQEFLQSIIFVFVKHPFDVGDRVTIYGNTGSMMRGDDYYVIEISLLYTEFKKMEGHVVQAPNSLLNNLFILNQRRSQGLADPINLKLRFGTTEAQIEELKSRMLEFCLQNKRDYAPRIISEVQTIDEVASITMNIIFFHKSNYQNELLRLTRHNRFAVELMRQMHDMGLETPRLVAPGGGRDMPMYWASIPPPGYSQRDHGPDNTPGTTGEPVTAVPLPSPNAAARRRANSRAAVVEAGMDFQDVYHSRKRDNSVTRLASISQSPREDEEEENIGDGASRAGVSIDQHLEKVASRDSASTRRGKLWPMRSVSRAGSGQHHSRYQGSGGSGAPGAIV; encoded by the exons ATGCGCTCCTCGGAGGAGGGCATGCCCGAGCTGGGCTCAGAGGGACGACCGACCCTTCGTGTTCAGATGCCGTCTTACTCAGAAATGAGCTCAAACAGTGAAAAGCCCAAGGGCACTCTTGATCCCGACCATTTGGCTCCCGAAACGGCACCCCTCAGCCCTGCCGAGTCTAGAGAAGTCGCCAACAGACTTAACGACGACCTCGAGCTTCTCCGTATCGAACGTATTGTCTCTCATCAGCAACAAAACGACGCCCGTTCGAGAAACCGAAGTCACCATGAGCGTCCCGACCAGGTCGAAGATGCCTTCAACTCAGCCACGCCTGctcccatcaccgccagGACTCCGGAGAAAAAGTCGACCTGGCTTACACGACTTTGGGTTTCGTTGAAGAGATTCCCTCGCGTTCTTCGCTACGTTGTCTACGCCATCCCAGCCGGCATCCTCATTCTGATACCagtcttcttggacttgtttGCCTATGACGGCAATAGCGAACcagttggtggtgagggaggtgttcAGCTGCTCTGGTTTGGAATCTGGCTTGAGGTGGTCTGGTTATCGCTATGGGCTGGTCGCATTCTCACCTCCATCATGCCTGCCACCGTTGCCTTCATTGCAGATACCGTTGGATCAAGCAACCACAAGAAGTGGCGGGATATCGGACGCCAAATGGAGTTTCCGACTGCCCTTTTCGTTTGGATGCTGGCCGTCTTGGTGTCATACAAGCCTATATTGAATCACCGAGTCATTAATGATCCCGACAATGACGGCAGCATACCTTATGTCACCTGGGTCGATGTTCTTTACAAGATCATCATAGCCTTGTTTGTGCTGGCAACGCTCAATGTGGCCGAGAAGATTCTGATTCAGTGGATCGCAGCTTCGTTCCACCTGCGTACCTACTCGCACCGCATTCGGGAAAACCAAATGCAAATCGACTGCCTTATCACTCTTTACTCGTACGCCAAAACCCGGCTGGAAGAACAAGACCCGGTCTGGGATCCCAACAGTGACAGGAACAACTCTTCTGGGAGCCGAACACCGATGAAGGCCATCCATTCCAATGCCCGTCAGGCTTGGAACAAGGTGGGCAACGCCGCCAGTCGCATGGCTGGTGACTTTACCGGGCGAAAGGTTGCCAAGAACAATCACAAGAGAGTTGTGTTGGAGCTGCTCCGAGAGACAGCATCGAGTTACACACTTGCCCGCGTCTTTTACCGTACTTTTGTTCGTCCGGACCACAACACTATCACGGTAGATGATCTCCTGCCAGCATTCCCAACTCCTGAGGAGGCTGAGTTATGCTTCAACGTCTTTGACAAAGATCTCAATGGTGACATTTCgatggaggagcttgagatGGTTTGCAACGAGATCCacctggagaagaaggcgattGCCGCCTCTTTGAAGGATCTGGACTCTgtcatcaagaagctggacgAAGTGTTCATGTTTCTTGTTGCAGTTATTGTCATCATTGTGTTTATCAGCATCATCTCTAACTCGGCCGCTGCAGCGCTCACCTCGACGGGTACGGTTATACTGGGTTTGTCGTGGCTTCTTCAAGCCACCGCTCAGGAATTTCTTCAG TCCATCATCTTCGTCTTTGTCAAACACCCCTTCGACGTCGGTGACCGCGTCACCATCTACGGCAACACCGGCTCCATGATGCGAGGTGATGACTACTACGTCATCGAAATCTCCCTTCTCTACACCGAGTTCAAGAAAATGGAAGGTCATGTCGTGCAGGCGCCCAACTCCCtgctcaacaacctcttcatcctcaaccaGCGCCGCAGTCAAGGTCTCGCCGACCCGATCAATCTCAAACTCCGCTTCGGCACGACAGAAGCCCAAATCGAGGAGCTCAAGTCCAGAATGCTGGAATTTTGCCTCCAGAACAAGCGTGATTATGCCCCAAGGATTATCTCTGAAGTTCAGACCATTGACGAGGTTGCCTCGATCACCATGAACATCATCTTTTTCCATAAGAGCAACTATCAAAACGAGCTCCTCCGTCTCACACGCCACAACCGTTTTGCCGTCGAGCTCATGAGGCAGATGCACGACATGGGTCTGGAGACGCCTCGTCTTGTTGcgcctggtggtgggagggacATGCCTATGTATTGGGCTTCGATCCCACCCCCTGGGTACTCCCAGCGGGATCATGGACCTGACAACACACCTGGAACTACTGGCGAACCCGTCACGGCCGTGCCTCTTCCCAGCCCGAACGCAgcagcaaggaggagggccaACAGCCGTGCCGCGGTTGTGGAGGCGGGGATGGATTTTCAGGATGTGTATCACAGCCGGAAGAGGGATAATTCCGTTACGAGGCTGGCGTCGATTAGTCAGTCGCcgagggaggatgaggaggaggagaatatTGGGGATGGGGCCTCTCGGGCGGGGGTGAGTATTGATCAGCATCTGGAGAAGGTTGCGAGCAGGGATAGTGCTTCGACTAGGAGAGGGAAGTTGTGGCCTATGAGGTCGGTAAGTAGGGCTGGGAGTGGGCAGCATCATTCTCGGTATCAGGGGAGTGGGGGGAGTGGTGCACCGGGAGCGATTGTTTAA